The Listeria monocytogenes genome window below encodes:
- a CDS encoding ABC transporter substrate-binding protein: MKKKSLVLLVVVLVLSAVLAACGGKESGSKEVTIEFMHSSVEKERLDVINKLIADFEKENPTIKIKQIPVEEDAFNTKVVTLARSGKLPAVMEVSQDFAKVMDKDQLIDQDAVKEVIDSVGEDKYYEGATNLVRSEDGKSYIAAPISGWVQGIWYNKKALADAGFEEPKNWADIEKVAKKFTNKADKKYGIAIPTAESTMSEQAFSQFALSNKANVLDAKGNVTIDTPEMKEALQYYKDLSAYTMPGSNDVTEIKDAFMNGTVPMAIYSTYILPSVYEEGDPKNIGFAIPEEKEKAVYGTVSGLTISAGLDDEQKKATKKFVEYLSQPKNMATWVLMSPGGAQPVNKEVVEQKAYKENEVIKSFGELPNEIAASFNDIQVFGLVDGKNLTKMGDITSSGIIAQMVNNVTVGGGDVSADLKAAQKKAEEGK; the protein is encoded by the coding sequence TGGAGGAAAAGAGTCTGGTAGTAAGGAAGTAACGATTGAATTTATGCATTCATCCGTTGAAAAAGAGCGTTTAGATGTTATTAATAAATTAATTGCTGATTTTGAAAAAGAAAATCCAACAATCAAAATCAAACAAATTCCAGTAGAGGAAGATGCTTTTAATACTAAAGTTGTCACACTTGCTCGTTCTGGTAAACTTCCAGCAGTTATGGAAGTAAGCCAAGATTTTGCCAAAGTAATGGATAAAGATCAGTTAATTGACCAAGATGCAGTAAAAGAAGTTATCGACTCTGTGGGAGAAGATAAATACTATGAAGGTGCAACAAACTTAGTACGTTCTGAAGATGGTAAGAGCTATATCGCAGCACCAATAAGCGGTTGGGTTCAAGGTATTTGGTACAACAAAAAAGCTTTAGCCGATGCTGGTTTTGAAGAACCTAAAAACTGGGCGGATATTGAAAAAGTAGCGAAAAAATTCACAAATAAAGCAGATAAAAAATACGGTATTGCAATTCCAACAGCTGAAAGCACGATGAGTGAGCAAGCTTTCTCTCAATTCGCACTTTCTAACAAAGCAAATGTTTTAGATGCGAAAGGTAATGTAACGATTGATACACCAGAAATGAAAGAAGCACTTCAATATTACAAAGATTTGTCAGCATACACGATGCCTGGTTCAAATGATGTAACTGAAATTAAAGATGCATTTATGAATGGAACAGTTCCAATGGCGATTTACTCTACGTATATCCTTCCATCTGTTTATGAAGAAGGCGATCCAAAAAATATCGGTTTCGCAATTCCAGAAGAAAAAGAAAAAGCAGTTTATGGTACAGTTTCTGGTTTAACTATTTCAGCAGGACTTGATGATGAACAAAAGAAAGCAACGAAGAAATTTGTTGAATACTTGTCTCAACCGAAAAACATGGCAACGTGGGTATTAATGTCTCCAGGTGGTGCGCAACCAGTAAATAAAGAAGTAGTGGAACAAAAAGCTTACAAAGAAAATGAAGTAATTAAATCGTTTGGGGAACTTCCAAATGAAATCGCAGCATCATTCAATGATATCCAAGTTTTCGGACTTGTTGACGGTAAGAACCTTACAAAAATGGGAGATATTACTAGCTCAGGCATTATCGCTCAAATGGTTAATAACGTAACCGTTGGCGGTGGCGATGTATCAGCGGACTTAAAAGCTGCACAGAAAAAAGCTGAAGAAGGCAAATAA
- a CDS encoding carbohydrate ABC transporter permease, with protein sequence MKTKVYKRSDFKLAMILLAPSFVLLAALVLYPMISNIQISFLDMPLNPNIKSVFIGLQNYIDILKDPEFYKSLGLTVAYTALVVVGSTGMGLLVAIFFNREFRFRRTARSLIILSYVTPSISLIFAWKYMFNNGYGVINFMTVDVLHMFKEAPLWFDNPVSSFFLVTFFAIWRYFPYAFISFLAILQTVDKSLYEAADMDGANIWDKFKIVTLPAIMPVLATVITLRAIWMFYMFTDVYLLTNKVNILGVYLYKTAFAFNDLGKAAAISVILFVIIFVVIIFARKRVDLNGGK encoded by the coding sequence ATGAAAACGAAAGTATATAAAAGGTCCGACTTTAAGTTAGCAATGATTTTACTTGCGCCAAGTTTTGTTTTACTGGCAGCACTTGTTTTATATCCGATGATTTCAAATATCCAGATTAGTTTTTTAGATATGCCGCTAAATCCAAATATTAAATCTGTCTTTATCGGTTTACAAAATTATATAGATATTTTGAAGGATCCAGAGTTTTATAAATCACTAGGACTTACGGTGGCTTATACAGCACTTGTCGTTGTTGGCAGTACTGGGATGGGGCTACTTGTAGCGATATTCTTTAATCGTGAATTTCGCTTTAGAAGAACGGCTCGGTCGCTTATTATTTTGTCATATGTAACACCATCTATTTCTCTTATTTTTGCATGGAAATATATGTTTAACAATGGTTATGGCGTAATTAATTTCATGACTGTGGATGTACTCCATATGTTCAAAGAAGCGCCACTTTGGTTTGATAATCCAGTTTCTAGTTTCTTTTTAGTAACCTTTTTTGCGATATGGCGTTACTTCCCGTATGCATTTATTTCGTTTTTGGCGATTTTGCAAACGGTCGATAAGTCGCTTTATGAGGCGGCTGATATGGATGGAGCGAACATTTGGGATAAATTCAAAATTGTTACTTTGCCAGCGATTATGCCGGTACTTGCGACAGTTATTACGCTTCGTGCGATTTGGATGTTCTATATGTTCACTGATGTATACTTACTAACGAATAAAGTAAATATCCTTGGAGTTTATTTATATAAAACAGCATTCGCGTTCAATGATTTAGGAAAAGCAGCAGCGATTTCTGTCATATTATTTGTCATTATTTTTGTTGTGATTATTTTTGCAAGAAAGCGGGTGGACTTGAATGGCGGTAAGTAG
- a CDS encoding carbohydrate ABC transporter permease, which translates to MAVSSKKSKRTKKIAFYVTMVAFLCITLFPFAIMLMTSFKSSKEAISTHPTFFPKEFTFQHYIDIFNPDIFPFLTYFKNSLVVSVFAAGIAVVLGILGAYALSKLRFKGRMTINASFYTVYMFSGILLIVPLFKIISSLGLYDTETALIITMVVQTLPTAVFMLKSYFDTIPTDIEEAAMMDGLNRFQIILRIIVPLAISGIVSVFVYCFMVAWNDYLFASIFLSSAEKFTLPIGLNTLFSTPDYIWGRMMAASLVTALPVVIMYAISERFIKGNLTDGGVKG; encoded by the coding sequence ATGGCGGTAAGTAGTAAAAAGTCAAAAAGAACAAAGAAAATCGCGTTTTATGTGACGATGGTTGCATTTTTATGTATCACGTTGTTCCCATTTGCGATTATGTTAATGACTTCGTTTAAAAGCAGTAAAGAAGCCATTTCTACACATCCAACATTTTTTCCGAAAGAATTCACTTTCCAGCATTACATCGATATTTTCAACCCAGATATTTTTCCGTTTTTAACATACTTTAAAAATAGTTTGGTTGTTTCGGTTTTTGCGGCCGGTATTGCGGTTGTTTTGGGGATTTTAGGCGCTTATGCATTATCAAAATTACGCTTTAAAGGGCGGATGACGATCAATGCAAGTTTTTATACGGTTTATATGTTCTCCGGGATTTTATTAATTGTTCCGTTGTTCAAAATAATTTCGAGTTTGGGATTGTATGATACAGAGACAGCTTTAATTATCACGATGGTTGTACAAACACTACCAACTGCGGTATTTATGCTGAAAAGTTATTTTGATACGATTCCAACTGATATAGAAGAAGCAGCAATGATGGACGGATTGAATCGCTTCCAGATTATCTTACGTATTATTGTTCCGCTTGCGATTTCGGGCATTGTTTCTGTGTTCGTATACTGCTTCATGGTAGCTTGGAATGATTATCTGTTTGCTTCGATTTTCTTATCTAGCGCAGAGAAATTCACGTTACCGATTGGCTTGAATACATTATTTAGTACGCCTGATTATATTTGGGGTAGAATGATGGCGGCATCGCTTGTTACGGCGCTTCCAGTCGTTATTATGTACGCAATTTCAGAACGGTTTATCAAAGGAAACTTAACTGACGGTGGAGTTAAGGGATAA